In Oceanidesulfovibrio indonesiensis, the sequence CGTTCCAGGTGGTTGTGCTTCTCTTTAGAAGGATCCTTGATGTCATACATTTCAGGATTTACCTTCACGACCTTCACGTTTTCCAGTTTGGTGTTGAAGTACTCCACTTCCTGACACGCGTCGTTGATTTTGTACCACTTGAATTCCGCAGACTTCAGGGTCTGGCCGGTGGTCACCGCTTTGTACAGATACGGGCTGGAGGAATCGATTTCCTTAGTGAACAGGAACGGCGTGTGGATACGAGTGCCGGTCAGCTTGCCGGTGTTGTTATCGGTCGGGATGTACAGTTTATGTTCCTGAGCCACCACTTCGATGCTGCCGTCACGATCCTGAACGTCTACAGACCCTTTGATGTCCGCGCCGCCGTCGTCTTTCAGCCAAAG encodes:
- the tssD gene encoding type VI secretion system tube protein TssD, with translation MAIPVYLWLKDDGGADIKGSVDVQDRDGSIEVVAQEHKLYIPTDNNTGKLTGTRIHTPFLFTKEIDSSSPYLYKAVTTGQTLKSAEFKWYKINDACQEVEYFNTKLENVKVVKVNPEMYDIKDPSKEKHNHLER